From one Dyella sp. 2HG41-7 genomic stretch:
- the aat gene encoding leucyl/phenylalanyl-tRNA--protein transferase has product MIRLPRLDEHSPDHFPDPHTALIEPNGLLAFGGDLSPLRLITAYAQGIFPWYNEGEPILWWSPDPRCVFRTDHLQPNRSLRRALKGVAWQITIDRAFRQVMAACAAPRVDQAGTWISPAMIAAYGILHDMGYAHSVEVWEQDRLVGGIYGVSLGRLFCGESMFSISSGGSKLALCALAALLREWDFPLIDAQVSNPHLLGLGAEEIPRSLFLRDVARLSTASFPQDRWRNLPSISAQRILDGHPFTQ; this is encoded by the coding sequence ATGATTCGACTGCCTAGGCTGGACGAACACTCTCCGGATCACTTCCCTGATCCGCATACCGCGCTGATAGAACCCAACGGTTTGCTGGCGTTCGGCGGCGATCTTTCTCCGTTGCGCCTGATCACCGCCTACGCGCAAGGCATCTTTCCCTGGTACAACGAAGGCGAGCCGATTTTGTGGTGGTCGCCCGATCCGCGCTGCGTTTTTCGTACGGATCATCTGCAGCCCAATCGCAGCTTGCGACGAGCTCTGAAAGGCGTGGCCTGGCAAATCACGATCGATCGTGCGTTCCGCCAAGTGATGGCAGCGTGCGCCGCGCCGCGCGTCGATCAAGCCGGCACATGGATCAGCCCCGCGATGATCGCGGCGTACGGCATTCTGCACGACATGGGGTACGCGCACAGTGTGGAAGTGTGGGAACAAGATCGTCTGGTCGGCGGCATTTACGGTGTGTCGCTGGGGCGGCTGTTTTGCGGCGAATCGATGTTCAGCATTTCCAGCGGCGGCTCGAAGCTCGCGCTGTGCGCGCTCGCCGCTCTGCTGCGGGAATGGGATTTTCCGCTTATCGACGCGCAGGTAAGCAACCCGCACTTGCTCGGCTTAGGCGCGGAAGAAATACCGCGCAGTCTGTTTCTTCGCGACGTCGCGCGACTAAGCACCGCATCCTTTCCACAAGATCGCTGGCGCAATCTTCCGTCCATTTCCGCGCAGCGTATTTTGGACGGCCACCCGTTTACGCAGTAG